The genomic window GATGTGAAACGACCATTTATGTATAGTTCACAGTGACTACAAAAGCAGAGGGGGAATAAGATCCCCAGACCATATACCTGAAATGCAGCATCCAGCATTGCATGTGCCCGTAGCCTGGATCCTTTAATGATTTCAATGACGGTTGACCTAGACTCTTGTGACATAGAACTATCCAACACACTAGGAAGGTCATCATGTACTTCGAACTTTGCTCTGGGCTTCATCCATGGTGGCAGAGAGTTGTCTGTGTAGGTATTACGCTGCCTCAATTGAAGCATAGTATCAGAAACCTGAAAAATATAACCAATCAAATGTTGCTTCAAGGCTAATGCAGAATGTTGTAACGACATATAAATAATCGAAGGAAGCCACATGCCTGTCCACTGGCTTCCTTTAGCTCTACAAGTACCGTGGCATAATGCTTCTTGAAACCTTCGGAATCTTTTAAACATTCTATGCCATTTTGGTTTTCCAATATGCCACTATTTGCATTACGGAGCTCTGTTAATGCTGTCTCCTGTAAGAGCAGCccaaaaaataagaaacaagaCCTTCTATAACCCAGGAAAATTTACATATAAAGATAGATGAATCCAGTTACGACTTATAAATCACCTAGATAAAAAAGGTAAATGAAAAGTGAAAGTAAAGCATTTTCCAAAAACTGCacaaaaaaagtattaatttgggAGCATAAAATGTAGGGGGGGACACCTTTTTATCAAGAGCACGCTTTAGTTCAGAAAGTGCATGTATATCAGCTTCTTTAGCTTGATGTTGCATCACTTTACACGGTTGAGCACAAGCAGCTAGTGCACAGAGGTTATCAATATTGGCCTGGGAAGTGACATGGTTGGCATCCCCCTATAAGATTTTCGTGAAATTatgtaattataattatttgtaGAACACATGATATTTCTATGTTACCGAAATCAACATTGTCATGGCATGGCAGTGAAAATTGGGATTAATAAACCACGTGAAAAGGATGGAAAATTCAACAGAACCAGTACTGGACATTCTGGACCTTTAAGGCATTCTGTGTTTGGGAGTCAAGGAAAAGGAAGGAGAGGGCTTTTTGGTTGATCAAGAATATTAtttgttatttcttttaatcTTGTCAATGTTTTATTCgacatttttttaaagaataacTGTAATAGTTTGTCTCTTGTTCATCTAGTGCAGTGATATAGCAAGAGGAGGAATAGAAATGAAGGGAAAACTCTTTCACCCtctgtagcaccgacacttcttATTGAAAGTGTGCCCGGTGTCCGACACATGTCAGCAATGTTCGAGACCGACATAACACCAACACAAGTGATTACattcaaataattcattttcttaaattattactaGTTTCGATGTGTCGGCGTCTATCAGTGGGTGCTTTGTCTCTTTCACCTTATTTAGAATAGTATTACTGAAGCACTTAAAGAGGAGCGTACCTTCACAGGCGATGAGTGCATTTCACATCCCCCAAAACTTGAATTTCCATTAAGCTGTGGTTCTGTAGTCATAAAAGAGGCTTTTCTGGCACCAATCTGCCTCCTCAAAGCTTCTGGCATATTATCGAATGGATTCGAAGGCATGCAATCAATGTCCTGAACAAAAAATCCCACTCATcaataacaagaaaatttggaaACTGTTATCAGATTTTAAACATACCATGCTAATTTGTttcaattaaaagaaaaaatgtataAAGCTTTAGATTATTTTTAGTATGTGGCGCATAAAGATCATTTATCAAGGAAATTGCAGTAAATGGGACAAAACAAATTAACTTTATGAGAGGAAAGGAAGCCTTGACACAATGCTAAGAGTTTCTCATGAGTAACCAAGAGGTCACAGCTTAAAGTGGTGGAATTAGCCTCTAGCAAATGCATGGAAGAATAGCACCATGCATAGAGTGAGTCAGACCTTTCTCTAGACACCATGCATAGAAGAATAGCACAAGGCACCATTCTtattggttactattattacaACGTTGCAGCATGTAAAGACTGTTAATAACGAAGCTGATTTTGATCACAGATTTTAAACTACCTCTTAAAGAATtgctaaaaaatatttaaaaaatgccATATAATGAATCATAATACCATGATGAATTCAACTCCTAACTCAGGACGGTCAAACTGAATCCTACACTTGTCATGGTCAACTGTAAGCACACTACCATCATGAATCTCTCTTGTTTTGGGGTGAATGGCAATTACTCGTTGTCCAACACATAATGGTCTCGCCAAATCTGTCGGAAGTCCATCTCTTATACCAGCCCGCAGCTCAGAATAATGTTTCCTCACTGAGTCTCGGTACTGTTCAAGTTTTTGTCTTTCCTCATGTAAAAAGTGTTCAGAGAACCTCCGTGGTTTGCCAAGAGAACTGCAGAAACAAGTACAACACTGCAATGTCAAGTAGGTCCTTTACAATTACATACTTTATACCATTCACAAGGTTTAGCAGAAAATTATAGTAACAACCGTTGAATTTCGAACCTTTTTATGACACTCCACTCAACACGAGTTAGCCTTGGGATATTCCCTAGTCCAACATGGTTTAAGTACTCCACAAATTCTCTTTTGGCAAACCATGGATAATCAAGTGCACTATAAAACCATTCAAAAGTAAACCATCTGCGAACCAAATAAGATGACAAGCAACTAGAAAGCTTTTCCTGCAAGTTACAAAGGATATTATaacattttaacaaaatatgaaaCCTTAAATCCCTTCAATACTTAAGAATGCagaatcaatttatattatgaaAAAGCTTGGACCTTTTGGGTAGAGTACTTATTAGGTTGGCTTTTCAATACATTCTCAGAAGACTTCTCTTTAGGCATGGATGGTCTCTGAAAAATCATCTTGCGTCTACTTCTTTGTTTAGTTTGCGAACTAACTTCACTCAAAAGTGGAATTTCAGCAGTTGATGAAACTGCTAAACCCTTCTGATCAACACGTAAGAACACCTCTGGTGGTTTGACCATCTTCGATTGTTTCGGTGATGCAAAAACCTGATCAGCGTGTTTTCCTTTAATCACCGTTTTGTTCTCATCATCTACAGCCTACAGAAAATGTGCAACAACTTTGATAAGTATGCTATAACTACACTCCAAGCATCATCCAAAATGAGAAGATAAAGATATTTGGACATATACTATATAATGCAGTTGAATAAGGTGATTTTAATTGCTTTGAGAGACTAACCCTAAGCCTTGTGCATTTATATCCATAAATTACAATCAAAATCCTAATTGTGTTTGAACTCTTGATTTAACATAACCAGTACAagacttcttaaaaaaaaacataaccaGTACAGTACATGATCAAAAAATAGAGAGAAGAGAGACAAGGAAGCTAATGTGGTTCAACCAAAAGAATATTTCCGAATGGTCAATCATAACCACTTAACGATTAAGGCTCAATCCCAATGCACAACCAAACACTCCCCGTGAGCAAGATTTACAGTAATTTAAGAACAAATTAATGATTTCACAAAATGTAGATGATGATTATGGCATTGCATATATAAGCACGGACCCTCAGCATCCACCACATAATCTCCTTGAAAATTCATACCGTGGGAGATCTTCCTACAAGAAAGCTACTGTTGAAAAACAATACATCTAAACCAAGCTTCAACTgggaaaataaataataatagtaataaaggCAAATTGGATTGATGCAAATGATAGTGACGCAATTCAAATGGTGCCTATAGTCACAGTGGGTATGGTGGATAGGAAGAAAATATGCTATAACAATGTCTGAAAAAACTTTTTCGAAGACATGAGCCCGACTGTAGGACAAATTAAAGAAACAAGGATACGCATGATGTGAATGCATTTCAAAATGCAAAAAGTGGCTAGAGATCTGGATGAATGCACAAGGAGAAGCTTCATCTGTTCAGGCTGAAACTACAAGAGGTTGTGGTTCGGCTCCAATTGATCCTGAATTCTGATGGTGGAGATTTCAGTTGTAAAATACAttggaaaaaatttcaaaattgccAGCGGTGGCGAGAAAACTGTTTAAAATACGTCTGAAAATGCACAATACAGGAAATCATAGGGGGAGAGCGGGGGAGGGTAATACATAGAAAAGTTAAGGTCAAAAAAATGTCTCACATTTGTGTATGGctgataaaaagaaataaaaagaacGGAGTTTCAAGTTTTAGTAGAGTTCCAAACTTTGGAGAACGGACGAATACTGAAGACAGGTTTTGGAAGATGGTACTGCTAACTGCTCTAATATCATGTTGAAGTATAGGGTTTTAGATAATgaatgagaaaagaaaagaaaagaaaagaaaagaaaaggaaaaaaagactTTGAATTGTAATTATGGTTTGATGTTAGAGGAGTGCTAACAACTCTCTCTTTTGTTGGTTAAAATTTACATGGGCTCCACCAAATTATGTGGGTCTCATGTAAATTTGTTGGGACCTACatgaattttaaccaataaaagagtgTGTTAAAAAGTGGGTGTTagagagtgtgttgctagcacttttctttgttattaattacaaaagactaaaaacaaactcattcatattaatatgagaCTACTAATTCTAATCAAATAGGGAAACAAATCATGATAAATAATAACTAAGAGAAAATccttgttttgagtaaaagaaATATTGATTTTGAGAAATAATAAGCAAACGAAACACAAAGTAAAATGTGCAGGATAAAACAATTAAGGAATAAACTATACATACTTTCATGGATTTCGGCTTTCTTTTCCATGTTCTATCAGCAAATGGAATCTGGTCTTTTGATTCAGAGACAGCATTGGTATCATTTGATATATCCTTTCCGAGTTTAGATTTTTTGGACGTTGAAGTGTCAGCTCCAGGGACAGCGCGAGGTTTAACTTTATTTCTCTTATGACTTGTTGATGTTGCTTCAGGTAAAGCAGACTTATCATCTTTATCAACATTCATTCTGTCTCCCTTCAACTGGATAGATGATTCTAGATGGGCAAGGAAGAGTTGAATAATCAATTAAACGAGTTATGGTTGTTAACTTGTTATTGCTCTATCTGTATGTGTCTCACCTACAGTTACACTATGTTGAGAAGTTCCCTATCCTAAGTGGTGGACAGTTATcgccttacaagccggttttgtaagctTGTATTAGGCCTATCCAAAATCCTTTGTGCCACTCCCTATTGGGCCACTCAACTCACACTCCAGATGTCTAGTCCTGAGCATGAGGGGTGTGTTGAGAAGTCCCGTATTGGATGAGATAGGCATGAAAATGTGTATATAAGTGATGGTGGCATTCACCTTACACGAGGGTATTGAAGGGATGTGTTAGGCtcaacccaaattctaatacACTATAAAATATATCAACAACTTTATTCTTACCAGATTCTCCATTAGATGTCGGCATCATTAGAGATAGATCGGCTAAGGTTTCCAAAGCATTCAAGGCATTGATTTCATCTGGTTGataaagtaataaaatattataatcaagAGTGATGTGAAAgtaaatgtaaaattatttcttttttcaaaagtCCAACCATCAACTTTGTCTAGGTTAAGGAACTATatgttaaataaaaaacttgCATAGACATCTCTAGTGACAGAATTACCTGCACAGAAAAGTTTTTTGCTTCTTTTCCGCTGACTTCTTGGAGAGAATTGCTCGAGCTTTTCATTGGTAACCTCCATATTCTTTTCCTTCAAAGAACTAAAACTAAGTCCTTCTTCAGTGCCGCTGCATGCTTCTCCTCCATCATCAAGTTGGTAATTTCCAACATTTTCcactctctctttctttctGTAAAATTTTCCTCCCTTCAGAAGAACTCTAGTGTTGCTCA from Trifolium pratense cultivar HEN17-A07 linkage group LG1, ARS_RC_1.1, whole genome shotgun sequence includes these protein-coding regions:
- the LOC123913787 gene encoding protein ALWAYS EARLY 2 isoform X4 is translated as MAPTRKSRSVNKRFANDVSPEKDGVSSNKNKQRKKKLSDKLGSQWSKGELQRFYEAYRKYGKDWKKVAAAVRNRSIEMVEALYNMNRAYLSLPEGTASVVGLIAMMTDHYNVLEESESERESNDAPGSRKPVKRKREKVQPSVSKDPVQSQSVTSGDGCLSLLKKRRIDGIQPRAVGKRTPRVPVYHSYKKDERENYVSPNKRSLKSTGDANDDEVADVALALSRAAQRGDSPLISQTPHRRAEQKSSPAQSLERMHQMSEKARAKFRNVVDGEFLEGSLESRGAENGEYVRDTSSLMDMEGVSNTRVLLKGGKFYRKKERVENVGNYQLDDGGEACSGTEEGLSFSSLKEKNMEVTNEKLEQFSPRSQRKRSKKLFCADEINALNALETLADLSLMMPTSNGESESSIQLKGDRMNVDKDDKSALPEATSTSHKRNKVKPRAVPGADTSTSKKSKLGKDISNDTNAVSESKDQIPFADRTWKRKPKSMKAVDDENKTVIKGKHADQVFASPKQSKMVKPPEVFLRVDQKGLAVSSTAEIPLLSEVSSQTKQRSRRKMIFQRPSMPKEKSSENVLKSQPNKYSTQKEKLSSCLSSYLVRRWFTFEWFYSALDYPWFAKREFVEYLNHVGLGNIPRLTRVEWSVIKSSLGKPRRFSEHFLHEERQKLEQYRDSVRKHYSELRAGIRDGLPTDLARPLCVGQRVIAIHPKTREIHDGSVLTVDHDKCRIQFDRPELGVEFIMDIDCMPSNPFDNMPEALRRQIGARKASFMTTEPQLNGNSSFGGCEMHSSPVKANIDNLCALAACAQPCKVMQHQAKEADIHALSELKRALDKKETALTELRNANSGILENQNGIECLKDSEGFKKHYATVSDTMLQLRQRNTYTDNSLPPWMKPRAKFEVHDDLPSVLDSSMSQESRSTVIEIIKGSRLRAHAMLDAAFQAWSQATKEGKDAITKIGQALDSIDYQQLSSKYRLPVIRSQDQVNGSFYHHNQSTCRASEPLLNDASGPKLHKDSEQVDIEIPSELIASCVATLTMIQSCTERQYPPADVARILDSAVTSLQPCDPRNLPIYREIQMCMGRIKTQILALIPT
- the LOC123913787 gene encoding protein ALWAYS EARLY 3 isoform X1, which encodes MAPTRKSRSVNKRFANDVSPEKDGVSSNKNKQRKKKLSDKLGSQWSKGELQRFYEAYRKYGKDWKKVAAAVRNRSIEMVEALYNMNRAYLSLPEGTASVVGLIAMMTDHYNVLEESESERESNDAPGSRKPVKRKREKVQPSVSKDPVQSQSVTSGDGCLSLLKKRRIDGIQPRAVGKRTPRVPVYHSYKKDERENYVSPNKRSLKSTGDANDDEVADVALALSRAAQRGDSPLISQTPHRRAEQKSSPAQSLERMHQMSEKARAKFRNVVDGEFLEGSLESRGAENGEYVRDTSSLMDMEGVSNTRVLLKGGKFYRKKERVENVGNYQLDDGGEACSGTEEGLSFSSLKEKNMEVTNEKLEQFSPRSQRKRSKKLFCADEINALNALETLADLSLMMPTSNGESESSIQLKGDRMNVDKDDKSALPEATSTSHKRNKVKPRAVPGADTSTSKKSKLGKDISNDTNAVSESKDQIPFADRTWKRKPKSMKAVDDENKTVIKGKHADQVFASPKQSKMVKPPEVFLRVDQKGLAVSSTAEIPLLSEVSSQTKQRSRRKMIFQRPSMPKEKSSENVLKSQPNKYSTQKEKLSSCLSSYLVRRWFTFEWFYSALDYPWFAKREFVEYLNHVGLGNIPRLTRVEWSVIKSSLGKPRRFSEHFLHEERQKLEQYRDSVRKHYSELRAGIRDGLPTDLARPLCVGQRVIAIHPKTREIHDGSVLTVDHDKCRIQFDRPELGVEFIMDIDCMPSNPFDNMPEALRRQIGARKASFMTTEPQLNGNSSFGGCEMHSSPVKGDANHVTSQANIDNLCALAACAQPCKVMQHQAKEADIHALSELKRALDKKETALTELRNANSGILENQNGIECLKDSEGFKKHYATVLVELKEASGQVSDTMLQLRQRNTYTDNSLPPWMKPRAKFEVHDDLPSVLDSSMSQESRSTVIEIIKGSRLRAHAMLDAAFQAWSQATKEGKDAITKIGQALDSIDYQQLSSKYRLPVIRSQDQVNGSFYHHNQSTCRASEPLLNDASGPKLHKDSEQVDIEIPSELIASCVATLTMIQSCTERQYPPADVARILDSAVTSLQPCDPRNLPIYREIQMCMGRIKTQILALIPT
- the LOC123913787 gene encoding protein ALWAYS EARLY 2 isoform X3, producing the protein MAPTRKSRSVNKRFANDVSPEKDGVSSNKNKQRKKKLSDKLGSQWSKGELQRFYEAYRKYGKDWKKVAAAVRNRSIEMVEALYNMNRAYLSLPEGTASVVGLIAMMTDHYNVLEESESERESNDAPGSRKPVKRKREKVQPSVSKDPVQSQSVTSGDGCLSLLKKRRIDGIQPRAVGKRTPRVPVYHSYKKDERENYVSPNKRSLKSTGDANDDEVADVALALSRAAQRGDSPLISQTPHRRAEQKSSPAQSLERMHQMSEKARAKFRNVVDGEFLEGSLESRGAENGEYVRDTSSLMDMEGVSNTRVLLKGGKFYRKKERVENVGNYQLDDGGEACSGTEEGLSFSSLKEKNMEVTNEKLEQFSPRSQRKRSKKLFCADEINALNALETLADLSLMMPTSNGESESSIQLKGDRMNVDKDDKSALPEATSTSHKRNKVKPRAVPGADTSTSKKSKLGKDISNDTNAVSESKDQIPFADRTWKRKPKSMKAVDDENKTVIKGKHADQVFASPKQSKMVKPPEVFLRVDQKGLAVSSTAEIPLLSEVSSQTKQRSRRKMIFQRPSMPKEKSSENVLKSQPNKYSTQKEKLSSCLSSYLVRRWFTFEWFYSALDYPWFAKREFVEYLNHVGLGNIPRLTRVEWSVIKSSLGKPRRFSEHFLHEERQKLEQYRDSVRKHYSELRAGIRDGLPTDLARPLCVGQRVIAIHPKTREIHDGSVLTVDHDKCRIQFDRPELGVEFIMDIDCMPSNPFDNMPEALRRQIGARKASFMTTEPQLNGNSSFGGCEMHSSPVKGDANHVTSQANIDNLCALAACAQPCKVMQHQAKEADIHALSELKRALDKKETALTELRNANSGILENQNGIECLKDSEGFKKHYATVSDTMLQLRQRNTYTDNSLPPWMKPRAKFEVHDDLPSVLDSSMSQESRSTVIEIIKGSRLRAHAMLDAAFQAWSQATKEGKDAITKIGQALDSIDYQQLSSKYRLPVIRSQDQVNGSFYHHNQSTCRASEPLLNDASGPKLHKDSEQVDIEIPSELIASCVATLTMIQSCTERQYPPADVARILDSAVTSLQPCDPRNLPIYREIQMCMGRIKTQILALIPT
- the LOC123913787 gene encoding protein ALWAYS EARLY 3 isoform X2, whose translation is MAPTRKSRSVNKRFANDVSPEKDGVSSNKNKQRKKKLSDKLGSQWSKGELQRFYEAYRKYGKDWKKVAAAVRNRSIEMVEALYNMNRAYLSLPEGTASVVGLIAMMTDHYNVLEESESERESNDAPGSRKPVKRKREKVQPSVSKDPVQSQSVTSGDGCLSLLKKRRIDGIQPRAVGKRTPRVPVYHSYKKDERENYVSPNKRSLKSTGDANDDEVADVALALSRAAQRGDSPLISQTPHRRAEQKSSPAQSLERMHQMSEKARAKFRNVVDGEFLEGSLESRGAENGEYVRDTSSLMDMEGVSNTRVLLKGGKFYRKKERVENVGNYQLDDGGEACSGTEEGLSFSSLKEKNMEVTNEKLEQFSPRSQRKRSKKLFCADEINALNALETLADLSLMMPTSNGESESSIQLKGDRMNVDKDDKSALPEATSTSHKRNKVKPRAVPGADTSTSKKSKLGKDISNDTNAVSESKDQIPFADRTWKRKPKSMKAVDDENKTVIKGKHADQVFASPKQSKMVKPPEVFLRVDQKGLAVSSTAEIPLLSEVSSQTKQRSRRKMIFQRPSMPKEKSSENVLKSQPNKYSTQKEKLSSCLSSYLVRRWFTFEWFYSALDYPWFAKREFVEYLNHVGLGNIPRLTRVEWSVIKSSLGKPRRFSEHFLHEERQKLEQYRDSVRKHYSELRAGIRDGLPTDLARPLCVGQRVIAIHPKTREIHDGSVLTVDHDKCRIQFDRPELGVEFIMDIDCMPSNPFDNMPEALRRQIGARKASFMTTEPQLNGNSSFGGCEMHSSPVKANIDNLCALAACAQPCKVMQHQAKEADIHALSELKRALDKKETALTELRNANSGILENQNGIECLKDSEGFKKHYATVLVELKEASGQVSDTMLQLRQRNTYTDNSLPPWMKPRAKFEVHDDLPSVLDSSMSQESRSTVIEIIKGSRLRAHAMLDAAFQAWSQATKEGKDAITKIGQALDSIDYQQLSSKYRLPVIRSQDQVNGSFYHHNQSTCRASEPLLNDASGPKLHKDSEQVDIEIPSELIASCVATLTMIQSCTERQYPPADVARILDSAVTSLQPCDPRNLPIYREIQMCMGRIKTQILALIPT